The following proteins are encoded in a genomic region of Cytophagales bacterium:
- a CDS encoding high-affinity iron transporter, giving the protein MQEFIITFRETFEAALIVGIILSYLRRTNQTKYYSAVFLGIAAAVAASIATALLFTTIAGGFTGRAEAIFEGVAMLITVVFLTFMILWCIKHKHKVSAIENKISANIVKGYKWGIFTLIFIAVLREGMETVVFLRGIIVAYEVKVLWFSILGVLAAILLGYAMFQRMVKLNLKVFFNVTSTLLIFFAAGLAAHGIHELQEAGLVTTFVEHVWDINPVSITHPLHEKATLGSFLVSLFGYNGNPSMIEALSYFAYLITAFMWWKRIEQGKKI; this is encoded by the coding sequence ATGCAAGAGTTCATCATAACATTCAGAGAAACCTTTGAAGCTGCCTTAATAGTAGGTATAATATTAAGCTATCTTCGCAGAACCAATCAAACAAAGTATTATAGTGCAGTGTTTTTAGGCATCGCTGCAGCAGTAGCTGCAAGCATAGCTACTGCTTTACTGTTCACAACCATAGCGGGTGGATTTACAGGTAGAGCAGAAGCAATCTTTGAAGGTGTAGCCATGTTGATCACGGTGGTTTTTTTAACTTTTATGATATTATGGTGTATAAAGCATAAACATAAAGTATCGGCAATAGAGAATAAAATATCTGCTAACATTGTTAAAGGATATAAATGGGGAATATTTACCTTAATTTTTATTGCTGTGCTGAGAGAAGGGATGGAAACGGTGGTTTTTTTAAGAGGAATTATTGTAGCTTATGAAGTGAAAGTTTTATGGTTCTCCATCCTGGGTGTTTTGGCAGCAATTTTATTGGGATATGCCATGTTTCAGAGAATGGTTAAACTCAACTTAAAAGTTTTTTTCAACGTTACCAGCACGCTTTTAATATTTTTTGCAGCAGGCCTTGCAGCGCATGGCATACACGAACTTCAGGAAGCCGGGCTTGTGACCACATTTGTAGAGCATGTATGGGATATTAACCCTGTTAGTATTACCCATCCTTTACATGAAAAAGCAACCCTGGGAAGTTTTCTGGTAAGTTTATTTGGTTATAACGGTAATCCCTCAATGATTGAAGCGCTGAGCTATTTTGCCTACCTTATCACTGCTTTTATGTGGTGGAAAAGAATTGAACAAGGGAAGAAAATTTGA